The following proteins come from a genomic window of Paenibacillus spongiae:
- a CDS encoding helix-turn-helix domain-containing protein, which produces MEVGFQSPSSFSGLFSRRFAMNPSQFRQKK; this is translated from the coding sequence TTGGAGGTTGGATTCCAGAGCCCTAGTTCGTTTAGCGGCCTATTCTCCAGACGCTTTGCCATGAACCCTTCGCAGTTCCGTCAAAAAAAGTGA